One Pan paniscus chromosome 16, NHGRI_mPanPan1-v2.0_pri, whole genome shotgun sequence DNA segment encodes these proteins:
- the SCAMP2 gene encoding secretory carrier-associated membrane protein 2 isoform X1, with protein MSAFDTNPFADPVDVNPFQDPSVTQLTNAPQGSLAEFNPFSETNAATTVPVTQLPGSSQPAVLQPSVEPTQPTPQAVVSAAQAGLLRQQEELDRKAAELERKERELQNTVANLHVRQNNWPPLPSWCPVKPCFYQDFSTEIPADYQRICKMLYYLWMLHSVTLFLNLLACLAWFSGNSSKGVDFGLSILWFLIFTPCAFLCWYRPIYKAFRSDNSFSFFVFFFVFFCQIGIYIIQLVGIPGLGDSGWIAALSTLDNHSLAISVIMMVVAGFFTLCAVLSVFLLQRVHSLYRRTGASFQQAQEEFSQGIFSSRTFHRAASSAAQGAFQGN; from the exons GATCCCTCTGTGACCCAGCTGACCAACGCCCCGCAGGGCAGCCTGGCGGAATTCAACCCCTTCTCAGAG ACAAATGCAGCGACAACAGTTCCTGTCACCCAACTCCCTGGGTCCTCACAGCCAGCGGTTCTCCAGCCATCAGTGGAACCAACCCAGCCGACCCCCCAG GCCGTGGTGTCTGCAGCCCAGGCAGGCCTGCTCCGGCAGCAGGAAGAACTGGACAGGAAAGCTGCCGAGCTGGAACGCAAGGAGCGGGAGCTGCAGAACACTGTAGCCAACTTGCATG TGAGACAGAACAACTGGCCCCCCCTGCCCTCGTGGTGCCCTGTGAAGCCCTGCTTCTATCAGGATTTCTCCACAGAGATCCCTGCCGACTACCAGCGGATATGCAAGATGCTCTACTATCTGTGGATGT TGCATTCAGTGACTCTGTTTCTGAACCTGCTTGCCTGCCTGGCCTGGTTCTCGGGCAACAGCTCCAAGGGAGTGGACTTTGGCCTCTCCATCCTGTGGTTTCTGATCTTCACTCCCTGTGCCTTCCTTTGTTGGTACCGACCCATCTATAAGGCCTTTAG GTCCGACAACTCTTTCAGCTTCTTTGtgttcttctttgtatttttttgtcaaATAGGGATCTACATCATCCAGTTGGTTGGCATCCCTGGCCTGGGGGACAG CGGTTGGATTGCAGCCCTGTCTACACTGGATAATCATTCCCTGGCCATATCAGTCATCATGATGGTGGTGGCTGGCTTCTTCACCCTCTGTGCCGTGCTCTCAGTCTTCCTCCTGCAGCGG GTGCACTCCCTCTATCGACGGACAGGGGCCAGCTTCCAGCAGGCCCAGGAGGAGTTTTCCCAGGGCATCTTCAGCAGCAGAACCTTCCACAGAGCTGCTTCATCTGCTGCCCAAGGAGCCTTCCAGGGGAATTag
- the SCAMP2 gene encoding secretory carrier-associated membrane protein 2 isoform X2 — MSAFDTNPFADPVDVNPFQDPSVTQLTNAPQGSLAEFNPFSETNAATTVPVTQLPGSSQPAVLQPSVEPTQPTPQLLLRQASKFPPAQFLAVSELSERQMLLGGESILRDSYMRKLPKAVVSAAQAGLLRQQEELDRKAAELERKERELQNTVANLHVRQNNWPPLPSWCPVKPCFYQDFSTEIPADYQRICKMLYYLWMLHSVTLFLNLLACLAWFSGNSSKGVDFGLSILWFLIFTPCAFLCWYRPIYKAFRSDNSFSFFVFFFVFFCQIGIYIIQLVGIPGLGDSGWIAALSTLDNHSLAISVIMMVVAGFFTLCAVLSVFLLQRVHSLYRRTGASFQQAQEEFSQGIFSSRTFHRAASSAAQGAFQGN; from the exons GATCCCTCTGTGACCCAGCTGACCAACGCCCCGCAGGGCAGCCTGGCGGAATTCAACCCCTTCTCAGAG ACAAATGCAGCGACAACAGTTCCTGTCACCCAACTCCCTGGGTCCTCACAGCCAGCGGTTCTCCAGCCATCAGTGGAACCAACCCAGCCGACCCCCCAG CTCCTGCTTAGACAGGCCAGCAAGTTCCCGCCTGCCCAATTCCTGGCAGTGAGCGAGCTCTCAGAGAGGCAGATGCTCCTAGGAGGAGAAAGTATTCTCAGAGACAGCTACATGCGAAAGCTTCCGAAG GCCGTGGTGTCTGCAGCCCAGGCAGGCCTGCTCCGGCAGCAGGAAGAACTGGACAGGAAAGCTGCCGAGCTGGAACGCAAGGAGCGGGAGCTGCAGAACACTGTAGCCAACTTGCATG TGAGACAGAACAACTGGCCCCCCCTGCCCTCGTGGTGCCCTGTGAAGCCCTGCTTCTATCAGGATTTCTCCACAGAGATCCCTGCCGACTACCAGCGGATATGCAAGATGCTCTACTATCTGTGGATGT TGCATTCAGTGACTCTGTTTCTGAACCTGCTTGCCTGCCTGGCCTGGTTCTCGGGCAACAGCTCCAAGGGAGTGGACTTTGGCCTCTCCATCCTGTGGTTTCTGATCTTCACTCCCTGTGCCTTCCTTTGTTGGTACCGACCCATCTATAAGGCCTTTAG GTCCGACAACTCTTTCAGCTTCTTTGtgttcttctttgtatttttttgtcaaATAGGGATCTACATCATCCAGTTGGTTGGCATCCCTGGCCTGGGGGACAG CGGTTGGATTGCAGCCCTGTCTACACTGGATAATCATTCCCTGGCCATATCAGTCATCATGATGGTGGTGGCTGGCTTCTTCACCCTCTGTGCCGTGCTCTCAGTCTTCCTCCTGCAGCGG GTGCACTCCCTCTATCGACGGACAGGGGCCAGCTTCCAGCAGGCCCAGGAGGAGTTTTCCCAGGGCATCTTCAGCAGCAGAACCTTCCACAGAGCTGCTTCATCTGCTGCCCAAGGAGCCTTCCAGGGGAATTag